CAATCTTGTTAAGTCCTGCAACTTCAATGTTAAGAGGTTTGACTTATTATGAAACTAACATACTTGTGACTGCAAGCTCAGTAAGATGAAGTCTTCAATTGTTGATTCGATTCAAATTCAAACGTTAAGTAAAGTCTTACTAAATGTGTACAACTACCAAAAAATATTCTAGTTTctgtaattatgtatattatgtgttTGGATGATTGGATAATTCGATTTTTCGCAAAAATCCTTAGGATATTGGCAAAAACGAATCTTAAAATTAGGTGGTTTATCACCAATTTCGAAAATCAGTGGTTTCTTAAAACACTCTAGGTCACACTTAGCCTTAACAAGACCATGTAGAGTTAACAGAGTCGGTTTTGTGTCACTTTGCCCAATCAgatatgtaatatttgaaatatttaaactctaggataataaaaataataaataaaatacataaaataataaaaaagtcgagatggcccagtggttagaacgcgtgcatcttaaccgatgatttcgggttcaaacccaggcaaacaccactgaattttcatgtgcttaatttgtgtttataattcatctcgtgctcggcagtgaacgaaaacatcgtgaggaaatctgcatgtgcctaatctcaacgaaattctgccacatgtatattccactaacccgcattggagcagcgtgttggaatatgctccaaatcttctcctcaaagcgagaagaggccttagcccagcagtgggaaatttacaggctgtcaatgtaacgtaaacaaaaaagttttagtttttgtactagaattaatataataacttatataaaattttccattTCACAATCTTCCACGTCTACAACAATCCCAAGTGCATCaatgattcttttttatttaaaagcgtATAATTCACTATATgtgaaatatgttatatataattttaggcaccatataataaaattacttgcgtctatttggttttaaattatattattagctattaatattactatactaAACTATTATACTAAAACTATTGCTACTACTATACTAAATACAATACTACTATACTAAAACTATTGCTATTTTATCTAtgaactgatattttttttaaatataaaatatatttttatttgaaatgcaaAACGGTATGCCATTCGATAAAATGGAAGAGTCAAATTGGttgcttaataatattaaataattatttaatctatgaaGTTaccaaagataaataaattacattgaaattaacagtatttctatataaaattaaaataattatttaatcatgaCGTGACACGTGAATTTAAGTTTCTCGAATTTTGACATtacctattaattaaaatacgtaaagCATATAAACGTTACGTTAATACGTTTTAATCATGTCTGGAATTtagtaaaatgtttgtattgtcTACAACAAACACTGgcaaacaaaagttttaattgtaaacattCTAAATGTTACtcgcaatataatataaaaatgagtatcaactaatttttaatcttatttaagcgtttctggatatgcTACCATAAGGGcttaaatacacaccaatgtatACCACAAAGAGGTCTtccattaaagtaatattttatgttaatttgtaaatatatgcatattctacgcgagcaacgCTTTGGATAACAGCTAGtagttatatatgttttaagtatGAGTACTAGTGTGTAAATATTCGATTGTAAGTTTAGGGCAACACCGCCTACCCAGATTACGTTTTTAAaaatctctctcagattgggttgtctgaAAGAAATAGCCATAAGGCCGCCCGTTGTACACACATCAAATattcttacattttttatttttagttttatttcttttttggtcttaatattttcgtacattatttttgtggtgtacaataaagtgcattaacaataacattaacattttttttatagaattatattatttactaataacatTAAAAGAATTTCATGCAAaagaaattcatatattttttaaccgtTCTTACCTCTTGAACTTCATACTAAAATATAGAACTttcttataatgttattttatttggtatctGTTAAGGGAAAAGTTAAATAGTCTGACACTTACTGATGCacatataactattaaataagttCTAACaattaaggtatttttaattttcttgcaaaaaaaaatgtcatataattgtatatgttttatcTTTTCACGGACGATATATGTACTACAAATAATTTCTTGACTATAAAACCCAATAGTTTTAATAGCCCGATTAATGGCTAAACCTAGGCATTTATAGCCCTATAAAGGAGCCGCTAGACAAACgaggtaatttatataaatactataaaaaaggtTTCGTAAGGAATACGTATATGCTCTTTAATTAAACTCAATTTTTAAgtaatgaaacaataatatGAACAAAcagcaaattaattatttaattacttaacaaaaaaagatttaagctcataatgttttattcacaCTTACATTAATTGACTATATGTAGAATATTAAGAGACTTGTAACatttctttacatttataaaatgaagtttacatctttgtaataatttaattaacctcCAATAGAAAGCGCGATTGCTGAACCACTGTGACTCTTGGCATTACTCAGTGCGTAAGTACTTTTCTGGCACGTACTGCATTCAGAATTCTTAGCAGCTTGTAATCCTTGAGATGCAAGCTCGAGAGCTCCATGAAGAGCAGTTTGATGTTGCCCATACCCTGCTCCATTATTACTACCAGACAGAGCCATTTGACCATCCACAGTAGCGCCATATCCAGCTGATTCTTCTGTGGATTTTAACTGTTGTGCCTTAAAGGAACCACTTCCATAAGCCTGATTTTCATAACCACGAACTTCTGAACGCCTATTGTCATTTCCATATCCATAACCTTTAGCACCGCTTTGCGCTGATCCTTGAGAAGTAGCATATTGACCACTTTTATCAGAAGATGAAGATTGAGCTTGTGAGCCACTTAATCTACCAGAATGAGATTGACTTCCTTCGTCAAAGTTTCTTTGGTTTCTATTAACACCACTTTGTTGAGATCCATATTGATTTCCCTCGCCATTTTGAACGTACTCCGATCGAGTAAGAGActctttaaagtttttattatatccaCCTCCGTAACCTCCAGAACTTCCAGTGTTGTCTGAATTAAAACTTGACGATTGGCCATAGCCTCTGTTCAATTCTTGACTGTTTGATGcagtattttgttttgattgaccAAAAAAGCCTgatgattcatctcgtgttaTATGACTATTCAGTCCTGAGTACCCCCCATTGTCACTATGGCCTGATTTGCTCTTTGAATAATCTTCTGAATGACTTCCAAATTTATGAGAACTTGATTCTGAATTAGAATTATAGTGACCGGAG
The nucleotide sequence above comes from Vanessa tameamea isolate UH-Manoa-2023 chromosome 2, ilVanTame1 primary haplotype, whole genome shotgun sequence. Encoded proteins:
- the LOC113401388 gene encoding RNA-binding protein FUS-like — translated: MAKLILISAFCLLAVATQAATYRDAQLPHRVVRSPHYGEHFHDNQPLYPPPPFPPQPPPPPFIYRTHNWSGVGRNIGGAGGGIFSGAAASAQSEIPAANAAFSLAEAGAVQGQFEAQSAESDDNSGSNGFKNSGHYNSNSESSSHKFGSHSEDYSKSKSGHSDNGGYSGLNSHITRDESSGFFGQSKQNTASNSQELNRGYGQSSSFNSDNTGSSGGYGGGYNKNFKESLTRSEYVQNGEGNQYGSQQSGVNRNQRNFDEGSQSHSGRLSGSQAQSSSSDKSGQYATSQGSAQSGAKGYGYGNDNRRSEVRGYENQAYGSGSFKAQQLKSTEESAGYGATVDGQMALSGSNNGAGYGQHQTALHGALELASQGLQAAKNSECSTCQKSTYALSNAKSHSGSAIALSIGG